One genomic region from Armatimonadota bacterium encodes:
- a CDS encoding AAA family ATPase, whose amino-acid sequence MDFEAAELVVLSGMVADRHLLTLALNEGFSPELLRHPVMQRLARSLLELSLTRREALDAVTLTAYLQDRGMLTPEVERAVQALSQTRPPTAAQLVAYLELLKSQESRRRLEAVGRRIQEFLVRSPGAGTHEVLQFTGQVITELFELQKRRLRKRLVPVSELLQDLVERVRDPQRVGILGYSISPFDRLNQVLSGLRPGFYYGLAGAPRRGKTNLVLQLASYVARNHRIPVLYYSWEQTAQVLAARLLAKELLVNPTDLLSGNLDRTPALLTSLRRAEENVFQYAPYFYLIEAGRKDTLDRIKIHAYNVMQEHGTDQVLICLDYLQKIPLPQPIEDDKARTDLISSQLAELSLELRAPIVAISPLDKEGCRLDEKPAEEEELSSPYERPTMHHSVGSGDLEYDLDVAMVLVKDWKATRELREYLESKARQEGIDPDTLPKIDILNLFIDKNRDAPEAEVNIVQFAFFVTLNRFVELGFKLEKEYRGDYRAFSKIVEMYNVLREAGLLQPQPATF is encoded by the coding sequence ATGGACTTCGAAGCGGCGGAACTGGTTGTCCTGAGCGGGATGGTGGCGGATCGCCACCTCCTGACCCTGGCCCTCAACGAAGGGTTCAGTCCGGAGCTGCTGCGCCACCCCGTGATGCAGCGGTTGGCCCGCTCGCTCCTGGAGCTCTCCCTAACCCGTAGGGAGGCGCTGGATGCGGTCACCCTGACGGCGTACCTGCAGGACCGGGGGATGCTCACCCCGGAGGTGGAGAGGGCGGTGCAGGCCCTCTCCCAGACCCGTCCCCCCACCGCGGCCCAGCTGGTGGCCTATCTGGAGCTGCTGAAGAGCCAGGAGAGCCGCAGACGGTTGGAAGCTGTAGGACGGCGTATCCAGGAGTTCCTCGTGCGAAGTCCCGGGGCGGGGACTCACGAGGTCCTGCAGTTCACGGGGCAGGTGATCACAGAGCTCTTCGAGCTCCAAAAGCGGAGGCTGCGCAAGCGCCTGGTGCCCGTCAGCGAGCTGTTGCAGGACCTCGTGGAGCGCGTGCGGGATCCCCAGCGGGTAGGGATTCTGGGCTACTCCATCTCCCCCTTCGATCGGCTCAACCAGGTGCTGTCCGGCCTGCGCCCGGGGTTCTACTACGGACTGGCGGGTGCGCCTCGCCGGGGCAAGACGAACCTGGTGCTGCAATTGGCCAGTTACGTGGCCCGGAACCACCGGATCCCTGTCCTCTACTACAGCTGGGAGCAGACGGCCCAGGTGCTGGCCGCCCGCTTGCTGGCCAAGGAGCTCCTCGTGAACCCCACAGATCTCCTGAGCGGCAACCTGGACCGCACCCCCGCGCTCCTGACGTCTCTACGACGAGCAGAGGAGAACGTCTTCCAGTACGCCCCGTACTTCTACCTCATCGAGGCGGGCCGGAAGGATACCCTGGACCGGATCAAGATCCACGCCTACAACGTCATGCAGGAGCACGGCACGGACCAGGTTCTCATCTGCCTCGATTACCTCCAGAAGATCCCTCTTCCGCAGCCCATCGAAGACGACAAGGCCCGCACGGACCTCATCAGCAGCCAGCTGGCGGAGCTCAGCCTGGAGCTGCGGGCGCCCATCGTGGCCATCTCCCCCCTCGACAAGGAGGGATGCCGGCTCGATGAGAAGCCCGCGGAGGAGGAGGAACTCAGCAGCCCTTATGAGCGGCCCACCATGCACCACAGCGTGGGCTCCGGGGATCTGGAGTACGATCTGGATGTGGCCATGGTGCTGGTGAAGGACTGGAAGGCCACGCGGGAGCTGCGGGAGTACCTGGAATCCAAGGCGCGACAGGAGGGGATCGATCCGGACACCCTTCCGAAGATCGATATCCTCAACCTCTTCATCGACAAGAACCGGGATGCTCCGGAGGCGGAGGTGAACATCGTGCAGTTCGCCTTCTTCGTGACTCTGAACCGGTTCGTGGAGCTGGGCTTCAAGTTGGAGAAGGAGTACCGGGGCGACTACCGAGCCTTCTCCAAAATCGTGGAGATGTACAACGTGCTGCGAGAGGCAGGGCTCCTGCAGCCTCAGCCGGCCACTTTCTGA
- a CDS encoding type IV pilus twitching motility protein PilT, translating into MEIHELLRHAVDNQASDLHLTAGVPPTLRVWGRLVPLAHYPVLTPEDTYQLAYSMMNAFQKQKFERTWELDLSYGVSGLGRFRVNVYRQRGAVGVAIRVIPHQIPRIEDLNLPPVLVELTRRPRGLILVTGPTGQGKSTTLAAMIDRINEERSCHIVTIEDPIEYLHEHKRSIVNQRELGFDTQSFPNALRAVLREDPNVIMVGEMRDLETIALALTAAETGHLVLATLHTGTAAQSVDRIVDVFPPHQQQQIRVQLANVLEAVISQQLLPNQMFLRRYGSPERLAAARRGSGVHTVPRTWPTLEEVGRVPAVEVMIATPAIRNLIREGKTHQIDAAIQTGHQHGMQTMDQSLRDLYERGLISFEDAISRAIRPDELRKMIVGHR; encoded by the coding sequence ATGGAGATCCACGAGCTGCTGCGGCACGCGGTGGACAACCAGGCTTCAGATCTCCACCTCACCGCGGGGGTTCCCCCCACCCTTCGCGTCTGGGGACGGCTGGTGCCCCTGGCGCACTACCCCGTTCTCACCCCGGAGGACACGTACCAGCTCGCCTACAGCATGATGAACGCGTTCCAGAAGCAGAAGTTCGAGCGGACCTGGGAGCTGGACCTCTCCTACGGGGTGAGCGGGTTGGGACGGTTCCGGGTCAACGTGTACCGGCAACGGGGAGCGGTGGGGGTGGCCATCCGGGTGATTCCCCACCAGATCCCCCGGATCGAGGACCTCAACCTACCCCCCGTCCTGGTGGAGCTCACCCGCCGGCCCAGGGGGCTCATCCTGGTCACAGGTCCCACGGGCCAGGGGAAGTCCACCACCCTGGCAGCGATGATCGACCGGATCAACGAGGAGCGTAGCTGCCACATCGTCACCATCGAGGATCCCATCGAGTACCTGCACGAGCACAAGCGGAGCATCGTGAACCAGCGGGAGCTTGGATTCGACACCCAATCCTTCCCGAACGCCCTGCGGGCCGTCCTCCGGGAGGACCCCAACGTGATCATGGTGGGGGAGATGCGGGATCTGGAGACCATCGCCCTTGCCCTCACCGCCGCGGAGACCGGGCACTTGGTGCTGGCCACTCTGCACACGGGAACCGCGGCGCAGTCCGTGGACCGGATCGTTGACGTCTTCCCCCCTCACCAACAACAGCAGATCCGGGTGCAGCTGGCAAATGTCCTAGAAGCCGTGATCAGCCAGCAGCTCCTGCCCAACCAGATGTTCCTGCGCCGGTACGGGAGTCCGGAGCGGCTCGCGGCGGCCCGGAGGGGGAGCGGGGTGCATACCGTGCCGCGGACGTGGCCCACCCTGGAGGAGGTAGGTCGGGTCCCCGCGGTGGAGGTGATGATCGCCACCCCCGCCATCCGCAACCTCATCCGGGAGGGCAAGACCCACCAGATCGACGCGGCCATCCAGACGGGACACCAGCATGGCATGCAGACCATGGACCAATCCCTGCGGGACCTGTACGAGCGGGGCCTCATCTCGTTCGAGGATGCCATCAGCCGGGCCATCCGACCCGATGAGCTGCGGAAGATGATCGTGGGGCATCGCTAG
- a CDS encoding TAXI family TRAP transporter solute-binding subunit, whose protein sequence is MRSGWGFGDVVWKTREAKGGMPLRGIRFVMVLVFSAVLGITGAGAQPRRLLNIATGGTAGVYFPLGSALARMWTERVPGVQATAQATGASVANIRLISRGDVEVAFAQNDIVYYAYNGIEMFSRDPQTRLRGLAMLYPETIQVVTLQGKGIRSIEDLAGKRVAVGAPGSGTEVNARQILRAYDIGYAQTRHIHGLVKTVTAEFLSFAEAADQLKDGVIDAAFLTAGIPTAAVQDIAAVRDIRILPIPAPVLARLRERYPYYTPQTIPPNTYRGHAEAVPTAAVMAMLITRADLPEDLVYELTRALWENVAVLHQAHARGRDIRPETARQGMPIPMHAGALRYYRERGIR, encoded by the coding sequence GTGAGATCCGGTTGGGGATTTGGGGATGTGGTATGGAAGACCCGTGAGGCCAAAGGGGGGATGCCCTTGCGCGGAATCCGGTTCGTCATGGTGCTGGTTTTCAGCGCAGTCCTCGGCATAACAGGGGCAGGTGCGCAGCCCCGCCGGTTGCTGAACATCGCCACGGGTGGGACCGCCGGCGTGTACTTTCCCCTCGGGAGCGCCCTGGCACGCATGTGGACAGAGCGGGTTCCAGGGGTTCAGGCCACGGCGCAGGCGACGGGGGCCTCCGTGGCCAACATCCGGCTCATCAGCCGGGGAGACGTGGAGGTGGCCTTCGCCCAGAACGACATCGTGTACTACGCCTACAACGGCATTGAGATGTTCAGCCGGGACCCGCAAACGCGCCTGCGGGGATTGGCCATGCTGTACCCGGAGACCATCCAAGTGGTCACCCTGCAGGGCAAGGGAATCCGCTCCATCGAGGATCTGGCGGGAAAGCGGGTAGCCGTCGGGGCTCCGGGCAGCGGGACAGAGGTGAATGCCCGCCAGATCCTCCGGGCCTACGACATCGGGTATGCCCAGACCCGCCACATCCACGGGCTGGTGAAAACCGTGACCGCGGAGTTCCTGAGCTTCGCGGAGGCCGCGGATCAGTTGAAGGACGGGGTGATCGATGCCGCCTTCCTCACCGCGGGAATCCCCACCGCGGCGGTCCAGGACATCGCCGCGGTCCGCGACATCCGGATCCTCCCCATCCCCGCCCCGGTCCTGGCCCGCCTCCGAGAGCGTTACCCGTACTACACGCCGCAGACCATTCCCCCCAACACATACCGGGGACATGCGGAAGCGGTTCCCACCGCGGCCGTGATGGCCATGCTCATCACCCGGGCGGATCTGCCCGAAGACCTCGTCTACGAGCTCACCAGGGCCCTGTGGGAGAACGTGGCGGTCCTTCATCAGGCCCACGCCCGGGGACGGGACATCCGACCGGAGACGGCTCGTCAGGGAATGCCCATCCCCATGCATGCGGGAGCCCTGCGGTACTACCGAGAGCGGGGGATCCGGTAG
- a CDS encoding lytic transglycosylase domain-containing protein: protein MAVLLVGAVATHAHAADLEWARGVSWYRAGRYGDAVGAFFGVVRRHPGDGLAWTWLGASAYQAGRFRVAQRALERAVRLRPRDPVALLWLGYARAALGDHRGAQGLFQRVIQLAPASPAVRYALWGVRAGRAWDPSRYAAVDPRTYAWMARSYNPRLSPEEALRIGTALVGYARGFNVDPRLVAAVIAVESGFNPRAVSRAGALGLGQLMPETARAVGVLRPFDPVENVYGTVRVLRGHLERYGYHNLPLALAAYNAGRGAVAFHGGIPPYSETQWYVYNVLSLYRRILDGAP from the coding sequence GTGGCCGTCCTCCTGGTTGGGGCAGTGGCAACGCACGCGCACGCCGCTGATCTCGAATGGGCCCGGGGGGTTTCCTGGTACCGGGCGGGCCGCTACGGGGATGCAGTAGGTGCCTTCTTCGGGGTGGTGCGGCGGCATCCCGGAGACGGACTCGCTTGGACGTGGCTCGGGGCGAGTGCCTACCAGGCGGGTAGGTTCCGGGTGGCCCAACGGGCCCTGGAACGGGCGGTTCGGCTGCGGCCCCGGGATCCCGTGGCCCTCCTGTGGCTCGGCTACGCCCGTGCGGCCTTGGGAGACCACAGGGGGGCGCAGGGCCTTTTCCAACGGGTGATCCAGTTGGCCCCCGCGAGCCCGGCGGTCCGGTATGCCCTCTGGGGGGTGCGGGCAGGTCGGGCGTGGGATCCATCCCGCTATGCCGCCGTGGATCCCCGCACGTATGCCTGGATGGCCCGGAGCTACAACCCCCGTCTTTCCCCGGAGGAGGCCCTTCGCATCGGGACGGCCCTTGTAGGGTATGCCCGCGGCTTCAACGTGGATCCCCGCCTGGTGGCCGCCGTGATCGCGGTGGAGTCGGGCTTCAATCCCAGGGCCGTCTCCCGGGCGGGGGCTCTGGGATTAGGGCAGCTGATGCCGGAAACCGCTCGCGCGGTGGGGGTCCTGCGTCCGTTCGATCCGGTGGAGAACGTGTACGGAACGGTACGGGTTCTGCGGGGCCATCTGGAGCGCTATGGGTACCACAACCTTCCGCTGGCCCTGGCCGCGTACAACGCGGGCCGGGGTGCGGTGGCCTTCCACGGAGGAATCCCCCCGTACAGCGAGACCCAGTGGTACGTCTATAACGTGCTCTCCCTGTACCGCCGCATCCTGGACGGAGCGCCGTGA
- a CDS encoding ABC transporter substrate-binding protein yields MAIPRATSRFLFLWIPLVGLLLACQGAQGPAGVEVAAILPLTSGVAEAALSAQRGAALAVEEVNAEGRIRIELRISDDHGSFERAGALFAEAAASPRIAAVIGGFTDTVAIALSPAAIRAQVPLISPGATGEIPFAGNFFFRTALPAALQGRALAAFARRSGLRRVAVLHDTTEYGSSVANSFVEAFLGPGGGSVTGQRRFQDGTRDFRPFLQAIRSENAQAVLFAGYPDEGRVFLAQVVETGPKLPVLSPDAFANPEVVTALGKNAEGLVVASAFFPESTIPAVRSFVRAYREKYGVNPDAFAAQAYDAVKVLAFALKQVRIPPTGPLDRSRVRDALAHVRDYPGVTGTLRFDQSGNAAREAMVLRVEGSRFMVVP; encoded by the coding sequence ATGGCCATCCCACGGGCAACCTCCCGCTTCCTCTTCCTCTGGATTCCCCTGGTGGGGTTGCTGCTCGCCTGCCAGGGCGCCCAAGGCCCCGCGGGGGTGGAGGTCGCCGCCATCCTCCCCCTCACCAGCGGGGTGGCGGAGGCGGCCTTGAGCGCCCAACGCGGGGCGGCGCTCGCCGTGGAGGAGGTCAACGCGGAGGGCCGGATCCGGATAGAACTTCGCATCTCGGATGACCACGGCTCCTTCGAGCGGGCGGGGGCGCTCTTCGCGGAGGCGGCGGCATCGCCCCGGATCGCCGCGGTCATCGGGGGATTCACGGACACCGTGGCCATCGCCCTCTCTCCCGCCGCCATCCGTGCCCAGGTCCCCCTGATCAGCCCCGGCGCCACGGGCGAGATTCCCTTTGCGGGAAACTTCTTCTTCCGCACCGCTCTGCCCGCGGCCCTTCAGGGGCGGGCCCTGGCCGCCTTCGCCCGCCGCAGCGGGCTCCGACGGGTGGCCGTCCTGCACGACACCACCGAGTATGGCTCCTCCGTGGCCAATTCCTTCGTGGAGGCTTTCCTGGGCCCGGGAGGAGGCTCGGTGACGGGACAGCGGAGGTTCCAGGACGGCACCCGGGATTTCCGTCCCTTCCTTCAGGCCATCCGGTCGGAGAACGCGCAGGCGGTGCTCTTCGCGGGCTACCCGGACGAGGGGAGGGTCTTCCTCGCCCAGGTCGTGGAGACGGGCCCCAAACTCCCGGTGCTCTCTCCAGACGCCTTTGCGAACCCGGAGGTGGTAACCGCCCTGGGGAAGAACGCGGAAGGCCTCGTGGTTGCCTCCGCCTTCTTTCCGGAGAGCACCATTCCCGCGGTGCGGAGTTTCGTGCGGGCCTATCGGGAGAAGTATGGCGTAAACCCGGATGCCTTCGCCGCGCAGGCGTACGACGCGGTCAAGGTGCTCGCCTTCGCCCTCAAGCAGGTCCGGATCCCGCCTACGGGCCCGCTTGACCGAAGTAGGGTCCGCGATGCCCTGGCCCACGTACGGGACTACCCGGGGGTCACGGGCACGCTCCGCTTCGACCAGTCCGGGAATGCGGCCCGGGAGGCCATGGTCCTGCGGGTAGAGGGTTCCCGGTTTATGGTGGTGCCGTGA
- a CDS encoding type II secretion system F family protein gives MAVFQYTARDQMGRVIQGVLEAENGAQVASRLREMGLFITAIEPVRAGPGEARSLWDLLRGISLRELALMSRQFATMVNSGLSLVRALGILEQQTTNPKLRRILAQVRADVEQGRALADSLAKHPQAFSSLYVNMVRAGEAGGVLDDVLQRLSTFLEKEYALRQKIKSAMVYPAILAVVATLALLLMTVFIIPQFVVFYRELDVGDLPVPTQILMWVSLVIRSFWYVWIPALAVAIYGFLRWIRTPAGKAWWDRTKLRLPLFGPLVQKTILARFARTLGTLLGAGVPLLQAFEVTGKAVDNAVVEEGIQKVRSSIREGESIAVPLSSIPLFPPMVVQMVRVGEEAGNLDEMLVKVADFYDTEVEATVGALASTLEPAMIVFMGVVVGAMVVSLYLPIFKLVAQAG, from the coding sequence GTGGCGGTCTTTCAGTACACGGCTCGGGATCAAATGGGCCGGGTGATCCAAGGAGTCCTGGAGGCGGAGAACGGAGCGCAAGTGGCGAGCCGGCTGCGGGAGATGGGCCTGTTCATCACCGCCATCGAGCCCGTGCGGGCGGGCCCCGGGGAGGCCCGTAGCCTGTGGGACCTCCTCCGGGGGATCAGCCTGCGGGAGCTGGCCCTTATGAGCCGGCAGTTCGCCACCATGGTGAACTCCGGCCTCTCCCTGGTGCGGGCCTTGGGGATTCTCGAGCAGCAGACCACCAATCCCAAGTTGCGGCGGATCCTGGCGCAGGTGCGGGCGGACGTAGAGCAGGGACGGGCCCTGGCGGACTCCCTGGCGAAGCACCCGCAGGCCTTCAGCTCCCTGTACGTGAACATGGTGCGGGCCGGGGAGGCGGGAGGGGTGCTGGACGACGTGCTGCAGCGCTTGTCCACCTTCCTGGAGAAGGAGTACGCCCTCCGACAGAAGATCAAGTCTGCCATGGTGTATCCCGCAATCCTGGCGGTGGTGGCCACCCTGGCCCTCCTCCTCATGACGGTGTTCATCATCCCGCAGTTCGTGGTGTTCTACCGGGAGCTGGACGTGGGAGACCTCCCCGTGCCCACCCAGATCCTCATGTGGGTGAGCCTGGTGATCCGCTCCTTCTGGTACGTCTGGATCCCCGCCCTGGCCGTGGCCATCTACGGATTCCTCCGGTGGATCCGGACCCCGGCGGGCAAGGCGTGGTGGGACCGGACGAAACTGCGTCTGCCCTTGTTCGGGCCCCTCGTGCAGAAGACCATCCTCGCCCGGTTTGCCCGGACCCTGGGAACCCTCCTGGGCGCGGGGGTTCCCCTGCTGCAGGCCTTCGAGGTGACGGGAAAGGCGGTGGACAACGCGGTGGTGGAGGAAGGCATCCAGAAGGTGCGGAGCAGCATCCGGGAAGGGGAGAGCATCGCGGTCCCCCTGTCCTCCATTCCGCTGTTCCCCCCCATGGTGGTACAGATGGTGCGGGTGGGAGAGGAGGCGGGAAATCTCGACGAGATGCTGGTGAAGGTGGCGGACTTCTACGACACGGAGGTGGAGGCCACGGTGGGAGCGTTGGCCAGTACCCTGGAGCCCGCCATGATCGTGTTCATGGGGGTCGTGGTGGGCGCCATGGTGGTTTCCCTGTACCTTCCCATCTTCAAGCTGGTGGCCCAGGCGGGTTAG
- a CDS encoding roadblock/LC7 domain-containing protein: protein MTDLRNILAELARVDGVAAALVVGRDGFLIGGVSAEEDLDLEAVGAVTASALGASEILSADLRRGQLVSLMLEYEGGVIVVAPVGGEAMLVVVTTGSATLGRVRLELRKRRPAVIEAL from the coding sequence ATGACGGATCTGCGCAACATTCTGGCCGAGCTTGCCCGGGTGGACGGTGTGGCCGCCGCCCTGGTGGTGGGAAGGGATGGGTTCCTGATCGGAGGGGTGAGCGCGGAGGAAGATCTGGATCTGGAGGCGGTGGGGGCGGTGACCGCGAGTGCGCTCGGGGCCTCGGAGATCCTGTCCGCGGACCTCCGGCGGGGGCAGCTGGTAAGCCTGATGCTGGAGTACGAGGGAGGGGTTATCGTGGTGGCGCCCGTGGGAGGGGAGGCGATGCTGGTAGTGGTCACCACCGGTTCAGCCACCCTGGGGCGGGTTCGGCTGGAACTCCGGAAGCGCCGCCCGGCTGTGATCGAGGCGCTGTAG
- the gspE gene encoding type II secretion system ATPase GspE, producing the protein MGLVTEEQLEQALAIHERTREKLGRILISMGAITEQDLAKAIGIQWNYPYVALSSAGIDPEVARMVPHHLCIRHKVLPYARNGDKLLVALVDPLNLLALDDVRLITGLDVEPRITTEEELLQAIHKHHQLGSLLEQTAHVEVGPEAPVEEEISLDRLRQMVDEAPVVKLVNLILDQAIREGASDIHIEPYRHGIHVRYRIDGVLHDVLSPPKNLKAALVSRIKIMANLDIAERRRPQDGRIHLRVDGREIDLRVSTLPTMFGEKVVMRILDQSSTLIQLGQLGMASDVQETWERLATKPYGMLLITGPTGSGKTTTLYATLTKINTLEKNIVTIEDPVEYQLPRINQVQVNPKAGLTFATALRSILRQDPDIIMVGEIRDRETAELAVQAALTGHLVFSTLHTNDAASAFTRLLDMGIEPYLVASSVIGVMAQRLARKICSRCKEAYRAPGEAIRRLSEDLAEVEEEVVLYRGAGCEACRHTGYKGRVGVFELLVVSDRIRSLVLTRAPSTEVREAARAEGMRAMREDGLQKVLEGLSTVEEILRVVYSTEV; encoded by the coding sequence ATGGGGCTGGTGACGGAGGAGCAGCTGGAGCAGGCCCTGGCGATCCACGAGCGTACCCGGGAGAAGCTGGGGCGCATCCTGATCTCCATGGGGGCCATCACGGAACAGGACCTGGCGAAGGCCATCGGGATCCAGTGGAACTACCCGTACGTCGCCCTCTCCTCCGCGGGGATCGACCCGGAGGTGGCGCGGATGGTTCCGCACCACCTCTGCATCCGGCACAAGGTGCTGCCCTACGCCCGGAACGGGGACAAACTGCTGGTGGCCCTGGTGGATCCCTTGAACCTCCTGGCCTTGGACGACGTGCGGCTCATCACCGGGCTCGATGTGGAGCCTCGGATCACCACGGAGGAGGAACTGCTCCAGGCCATCCACAAGCACCACCAGCTGGGTTCGCTTCTGGAGCAGACCGCGCACGTGGAGGTAGGCCCGGAAGCACCGGTCGAGGAGGAGATCAGCCTGGACCGGCTCCGCCAGATGGTGGACGAAGCGCCCGTGGTGAAGCTGGTCAACCTCATCCTCGACCAAGCCATCCGGGAGGGCGCTTCGGACATCCACATTGAGCCCTACCGGCATGGGATCCACGTGCGCTACCGGATCGACGGAGTCCTCCACGATGTCCTGAGCCCCCCCAAGAATCTCAAAGCCGCCCTGGTCTCCCGGATCAAGATCATGGCCAATCTGGACATCGCGGAACGGCGCCGACCACAGGACGGCCGCATCCACCTGCGGGTAGACGGTCGGGAGATCGACCTGCGGGTCTCCACGCTCCCCACCATGTTCGGGGAGAAGGTGGTGATGCGGATCCTGGATCAATCCAGCACCCTCATCCAGTTGGGGCAGCTGGGCATGGCCAGCGACGTGCAGGAGACCTGGGAGCGCCTGGCCACCAAGCCCTACGGCATGCTCCTCATCACGGGCCCCACCGGGAGCGGGAAGACCACCACCCTCTACGCCACCCTCACGAAGATCAACACCCTGGAGAAGAACATCGTCACCATTGAGGATCCGGTGGAGTACCAGCTCCCCCGCATCAACCAAGTACAGGTGAATCCCAAAGCCGGGCTCACCTTCGCCACCGCCCTCCGATCCATCCTCCGCCAGGACCCGGACATCATCATGGTGGGAGAGATCCGGGACCGGGAGACCGCGGAGCTGGCGGTGCAGGCGGCCCTCACGGGCCATCTCGTGTTCAGCACCCTCCACACCAACGACGCGGCCAGCGCCTTTACGCGCCTGCTGGACATGGGCATCGAGCCGTACCTGGTGGCCTCCTCCGTCATCGGGGTGATGGCGCAGCGGCTGGCCCGGAAGATCTGCTCCCGGTGTAAGGAGGCCTACCGGGCTCCCGGGGAAGCCATCCGCCGTTTGAGCGAGGACCTGGCGGAGGTGGAGGAGGAGGTGGTCCTGTACCGGGGAGCGGGCTGTGAGGCATGCCGCCACACGGGGTACAAGGGGCGGGTGGGGGTGTTCGAGCTATTGGTGGTGAGTGACCGGATCCGGTCCCTGGTCCTGACCCGTGCTCCTTCCACGGAGGTCCGGGAGGCGGCCCGCGCAGAGGGCATGCGCGCCATGCGGGAAGACGGCCTCCAGAAGGTGCTGGAGGGGCTCAGCACCGTGGAGGAGATCCTCCGGGTGGTGTACAGCACGGAGGTGTAG
- a CDS encoding sigma-70 family RNA polymerase sigma factor, with translation MKEEEVEALLREYLRSRDPMVQARLSAWFGPMVRRIASQFRGQGEPLEDLVQVGYLGLLQALNRYDPERGVPFKTYAAALVAGEIRHYLRDHGRLIRLPRWLGAVLREVDRAVDAFWTTHSRAPTVEELARSLNVTPEGVDRILRLRAMRTPIPLEPEEIQRLRASLRHQWYESFQLPIEDRITVLAALERLREVERKVIYALFYLDLTETETARWLQMSQRRISRILHRALDRLSALVRSEMPSEDKS, from the coding sequence ATGAAGGAGGAAGAGGTCGAGGCGCTGCTGCGGGAGTACCTGCGGTCCCGGGATCCCATGGTCCAGGCCCGGCTGAGCGCGTGGTTCGGGCCCATGGTGCGCCGCATCGCGTCCCAGTTCCGCGGGCAAGGGGAGCCCTTGGAGGACCTGGTGCAGGTGGGATACCTGGGGCTCCTGCAGGCCCTGAATCGGTACGATCCGGAAAGAGGGGTTCCTTTCAAGACGTACGCCGCGGCCCTGGTGGCCGGGGAGATTCGGCACTACCTTCGGGATCACGGCCGCCTCATCCGGCTCCCCCGATGGCTGGGCGCGGTGCTCCGGGAGGTGGATCGGGCCGTGGACGCCTTCTGGACCACCCACAGCCGGGCCCCCACCGTGGAGGAGCTGGCGCGGAGTCTAAACGTGACTCCGGAAGGGGTGGATCGGATCCTGCGCCTGCGGGCCATGCGAACGCCGATTCCCCTGGAGCCGGAGGAGATCCAGCGGTTGCGGGCCTCCCTACGCCATCAGTGGTACGAGAGCTTCCAGCTGCCCATCGAGGATCGCATCACGGTACTGGCAGCCCTGGAGCGGCTGCGGGAAGTGGAGCGGAAGGTGATCTATGCCCTGTTCTACCTGGACCTGACGGAGACGGAGACCGCCCGGTGGCTTCAGATGTCCCAGCGGCGGATCTCCCGGATCCTGCACCGGGCCCTCGATCGGCTGAGCGCGCTCGTGCGCTCGGAGATGCCTAGCGAGGACAAATCCTAG